One genomic segment of Bremerella alba includes these proteins:
- the tssE gene encoding type VI secretion system baseplate subunit TssE, with product MSRGSPDEEPLMPSVFDRLIDNEPFNSRETPHSQTQTMREIRESVMRDLENLLNTRWRSKSWPPKLNELNNSLINYGIPDFSSIDLSSDMDRDSLREAIEFAIRTFETRFITVHVEIPEKNKAEDRTLHFIIRAELHATPVPEPIVFDSKLEPSDHQFHVRRKDR from the coding sequence ATGTCCAGAGGCAGCCCGGATGAAGAGCCGCTCATGCCGTCGGTCTTTGATCGGCTGATTGACAACGAGCCGTTCAACTCACGCGAGACGCCACATTCGCAAACACAGACCATGCGAGAAATTCGTGAGTCGGTGATGCGCGACTTGGAAAACCTTTTGAATACGCGTTGGCGAAGTAAGTCGTGGCCGCCGAAACTGAACGAGTTGAACAACTCGTTAATCAACTACGGGATTCCCGATTTCTCGTCGATCGATCTGAGCTCGGACATGGATCGTGACTCACTTCGTGAGGCAATTGAATTCGCGATCCGAACTTTCGAGACGCGATTTATTACGGTTCATGTCGAGATTCCGGAAAAGAACAAAGCGGAAGATCGCACGCTCCATTTTATTATTCGGGCCGAACTCCATGCGACGCCGGTGCCCGAGCCGATTGTGTTTGATTCGAAGCTGGAACCATCGGATCATCAATTTCATGTCAGACGGAAGGATCGATGA
- a CDS encoding type VI secretion system accessory protein TagJ, whose product MSIGEQLKSGQLNEAIEAAIQDVKKNPMQWELRIALAQLLCLRGDIKRADTHLETAQIQTPDAILRISMYRQMIRGEMTRNECWEEGRTPDLMQNQEPTPLVEKNLRLILALREENIKEASQLVDEIEEERPVVKGKCDGVEFEDIRDQDDRTAFFLETITSNGKYFWIPFDAIDSVEFHTPEQPCDLIWRRATMNAYGQEGDVFINALYPGSSQSEDLTQKLGQTTAWLGEEGEPGRGLGQRMLWLGEDEKSIMEIGTLEFAQ is encoded by the coding sequence ATGAGCATCGGCGAACAACTTAAGTCTGGGCAACTGAACGAAGCCATCGAGGCAGCCATTCAAGATGTCAAGAAGAACCCTATGCAATGGGAGTTGCGAATCGCATTGGCCCAACTGCTTTGCTTACGGGGAGATATCAAACGTGCCGACACTCATCTAGAAACGGCACAGATCCAAACTCCCGATGCGATACTTCGCATCTCGATGTATCGCCAAATGATCCGCGGTGAGATGACTCGCAACGAATGCTGGGAAGAAGGCCGCACGCCGGACTTGATGCAGAATCAAGAGCCAACTCCTCTAGTCGAAAAAAATCTTCGTCTAATTCTCGCCTTACGCGAAGAGAACATCAAAGAGGCTTCGCAGCTTGTCGACGAAATCGAAGAAGAACGGCCCGTCGTGAAGGGGAAATGCGACGGCGTAGAATTCGAAGACATCCGTGACCAGGACGATCGCACGGCGTTCTTTCTGGAAACGATTACCAGTAATGGTAAATATTTTTGGATCCCATTTGATGCGATCGATTCGGTCGAATTTCACACTCCTGAGCAACCATGCGACTTGATCTGGCGACGGGCAACCATGAACGCCTACGGCCAGGAAGGGGACGTTTTCATTAACGCTCTCTACCCGGGCAGTTCCCAGAGTGAGGATTTGACTCAAAAGCTGGGGCAAACCACCGCGTGGCTTGGTGAAGAAGGCGAGCCGGGACGTGGCCTTGGGCAGCGAATGCTGTGGCTTGGCGAAGATGAGAAGTCGATCATGGAAATTGGCACTTTGGAATTCGCCCAGTAA
- the tssH gene encoding type VI secretion system ATPase TssH, with translation MASVNLKSLVGKLNGTCRRTLEAAAGLCLSRTNYNVEIEHWLTKILETPNTDLDAIMRNYEIDPSKLVTELTRAMDKLKTGNARPPALSQTVVDLARDAWLLASVDYLEPTVRSGHLIIAMLSDRITAQAILSSCPELENISLEDLKTNLAKITAETSEEEESQASLATAPATGGPGGGPAKPTKTPGLDQFTIDLTEKARKGDIDPVLGRDDEIRQIVDILCRRRQNNPILTGEAGVGKTAVVEGFALRVAAEDVPDALKNVSIRTLDLALLQAGAGVKGEFENRLKSVIEEVKSSPKPVILFIDEAHTMIGAGGQAGQGDAANLLKPALARGELRTIAATTWAEYKKYFERDAALARRFQVVKVEEPSEEKCIGMMRGLVATLEHHHNVRILNEAVESAVKLSHRYISGRQLPDKAVSLLDTACARIGLSQNSTPPQIEHLTRLIDRIVTEVEILNREMASGAEGHEETIAQLEEQKKASEESWEVLSKRWEQEKELVNQIRELQDELAEDDAKRRKPVVEGEPKPETLADAKRDEIKQQVKKQQAELLEIQGETPLVHICCDTNAVAETVGAWTGIPVGKMVANEIATVLKLQDMMEESVVGQSHAMLQISESIKTSRANLEDPNRPIGIFLLAGTSGVGKTETALTLANLLYGGEQNMTTINMSEFKEEHKVSLLMGSPPGYVGYGEGGVLTEAVRRKPYSVILLDEMEKAHPGVQDIFYQVFDKGHMKDGEGRDIDFKNSVIIMTSNAGTDLIMSLCQDPETRPDPQGLHDALHEELLKTFKPAFLGRISIIPYFPLDDDVMKKIIRLKLSKVGRRVHDHYRATFDYSDALVDAIAARCTEVDTGARNVDKILTRTLLPEMSGEFLSRMAEGSEIKTVDVDVDKDGNFVYSVR, from the coding sequence ATGGCATCCGTGAACTTGAAATCGTTGGTGGGCAAACTGAACGGTACGTGTCGGCGTACCTTGGAAGCGGCCGCTGGGTTATGCCTTTCGCGAACGAATTACAACGTTGAGATCGAGCATTGGCTGACCAAAATTTTGGAAACCCCCAACACAGATCTCGACGCGATCATGCGAAATTACGAGATCGATCCAAGCAAGTTGGTGACTGAGTTGACCAGGGCGATGGACAAGCTGAAGACTGGCAATGCCCGTCCACCAGCGTTGAGCCAAACCGTGGTCGATCTGGCTCGCGACGCATGGCTGTTGGCCTCGGTCGACTACCTGGAACCAACCGTTCGTAGCGGTCACCTGATCATCGCGATGCTTTCCGATCGAATCACGGCCCAGGCCATCCTTTCCAGCTGCCCGGAACTTGAGAATATCAGCCTGGAGGACTTAAAGACGAACCTCGCCAAGATAACAGCCGAAACTTCGGAAGAGGAAGAGTCGCAAGCCTCGTTAGCCACGGCACCGGCAACCGGAGGGCCAGGTGGCGGTCCCGCGAAACCAACCAAGACGCCAGGGCTCGATCAGTTTACGATCGATCTGACCGAGAAAGCCAGGAAGGGAGATATCGACCCGGTCTTGGGCCGTGATGACGAAATTCGTCAGATCGTCGATATCCTTTGCCGTCGCCGACAAAATAATCCGATCCTGACCGGTGAAGCTGGCGTCGGTAAAACGGCCGTGGTCGAAGGGTTCGCCCTGCGTGTGGCAGCTGAAGATGTGCCCGATGCACTGAAGAATGTTTCGATCCGCACGTTAGATCTTGCCTTGCTGCAAGCCGGCGCTGGCGTGAAAGGGGAATTCGAGAACCGGCTAAAATCGGTCATCGAAGAAGTCAAGTCTTCGCCGAAGCCCGTCATTTTATTCATTGACGAAGCCCACACCATGATTGGTGCTGGGGGTCAGGCTGGTCAAGGAGATGCGGCGAATCTGCTGAAGCCCGCTTTGGCGCGGGGAGAACTGCGAACGATCGCCGCGACAACCTGGGCCGAGTACAAGAAGTACTTTGAACGCGACGCCGCACTGGCTCGTCGTTTTCAGGTGGTTAAGGTCGAAGAGCCAAGCGAAGAGAAATGTATCGGTATGATGCGTGGGCTAGTGGCGACCCTCGAGCACCATCATAACGTCCGCATCTTGAACGAGGCCGTCGAATCCGCCGTCAAGCTTTCGCATCGCTATATCTCTGGCCGACAGCTACCGGACAAAGCAGTCAGTTTGCTCGACACGGCATGTGCTCGAATTGGGCTGAGTCAAAACTCGACCCCGCCTCAGATCGAGCATCTCACACGACTGATCGATCGTATCGTGACGGAAGTCGAGATCCTGAATCGTGAAATGGCTTCCGGGGCCGAGGGGCACGAAGAAACGATTGCCCAACTCGAAGAGCAAAAGAAAGCTTCCGAAGAAAGCTGGGAAGTGCTTTCCAAACGTTGGGAGCAAGAAAAAGAATTAGTCAATCAAATCCGCGAATTGCAGGATGAATTAGCGGAAGACGATGCCAAACGCCGAAAGCCAGTCGTCGAAGGAGAGCCGAAGCCGGAAACTCTCGCCGACGCCAAACGCGACGAAATCAAGCAGCAGGTCAAGAAGCAACAAGCTGAGCTTTTAGAGATCCAAGGGGAAACGCCGTTGGTGCATATTTGCTGTGATACCAATGCCGTTGCAGAAACGGTCGGAGCATGGACCGGTATCCCAGTCGGGAAAATGGTTGCCAACGAGATCGCGACAGTCCTGAAACTGCAGGACATGATGGAAGAAAGTGTGGTCGGTCAGTCGCACGCGATGCTCCAAATTTCCGAAAGCATCAAGACATCCCGAGCCAATCTAGAAGATCCGAATCGGCCAATTGGGATCTTTCTTTTGGCCGGTACCAGTGGTGTCGGGAAAACCGAAACGGCACTCACGCTGGCCAACCTGTTGTACGGTGGCGAGCAGAACATGACGACGATCAATATGTCTGAGTTCAAGGAAGAGCACAAAGTGTCTCTCCTAATGGGTTCGCCTCCTGGGTACGTAGGTTACGGCGAAGGAGGCGTGCTGACCGAAGCCGTCCGCCGTAAGCCGTACAGCGTGATCTTGCTAGACGAAATGGAAAAGGCGCACCCTGGTGTGCAAGACATCTTCTACCAAGTGTTCGACAAGGGACATATGAAAGATGGCGAGGGACGCGATATCGACTTCAAGAATTCCGTCATCATTATGACCTCGAATGCCGGTACGGACTTGATTATGAGTCTTTGCCAAGATCCTGAAACACGCCCCGATCCGCAAGGACTGCACGACGCGCTGCACGAGGAACTGCTGAAGACATTCAAGCCGGCCTTCCTGGGGCGTATTTCGATTATTCCGTACTTCCCACTTGATGACGATGTTATGAAGAAGATCATCCGTCTGAAGCTAAGTAAGGTAGGTCGCCGCGTGCACGACCACTATCGGGCAACGTTTGACTATTCAGACGCCTTGGTCGATGCCATTGCTGCCCGGTGCACGGAAGTCGATACGGGTGCTCGTAATGTCGACAAGATTTTGACCCGGACCTTATTGCCAGAGATGTCCGGCGAGTTCCTCTCGCGCATGGCCGAAGGGAGCGAAATTAAGACCGTCGACGTCGATGTCGACAAGGATGGTAACTTCGTCTATTCAGTCAGGTAG
- the tssG gene encoding type VI secretion system baseplate subunit TssG, which produces MGTEGRRKRATVASRLVEQPYQFDFFQAMRLLEKIAQEDPEAFPNWKSIGQDGPPHRELVELKVLCARTFPSSEVASIVRRRPDSEDAPPEGEPPFVMTTTFMGVFGAQGVMPLHYTQTILDRARRKDYALRDFIDLFHHRILSLFYRAWEKYRFPIGFERARRNSPKPKDLDLFTETLYSLVGMGTDGIRDRLLIDDETFLYYAGHFAHRPRSALGLQQILEDYFSFDVVVQQYTGHWLYIDPADQSRLPDAAGMLGGNNRLGEETVIGHRMWNCETRFRLRIGPVDYRQYKRLMPSGDQLGEVAQLTRTYVGNSLDFDTQLVLKNSEVPQCILGSEEDPCFLGYNMWLRVGEFVNDVEDAVFQHSGYPLGSTEASAK; this is translated from the coding sequence TTGGGCACCGAGGGCCGGCGAAAACGTGCTACTGTAGCTAGTCGCCTAGTTGAACAGCCTTATCAATTCGACTTTTTCCAGGCCATGCGTCTGTTAGAAAAGATTGCTCAGGAAGATCCTGAAGCATTTCCGAATTGGAAATCGATTGGGCAAGACGGGCCTCCTCATCGCGAGTTGGTCGAGTTGAAGGTTTTGTGCGCGCGGACCTTTCCGTCTAGCGAAGTCGCTTCGATCGTGCGTCGCCGTCCGGACTCCGAAGATGCACCTCCCGAAGGGGAACCACCCTTCGTCATGACCACGACCTTCATGGGAGTTTTTGGTGCCCAAGGGGTCATGCCGCTGCATTACACGCAAACCATTCTCGACCGCGCCCGCCGCAAAGACTATGCGCTGCGAGACTTTATCGACCTCTTTCACCACCGCATTCTGTCTCTCTTTTATCGGGCCTGGGAGAAGTATCGTTTTCCTATTGGTTTTGAAAGGGCTCGACGGAATTCGCCGAAACCGAAGGATCTCGACCTATTCACCGAGACGTTGTACTCGCTGGTAGGAATGGGAACCGATGGCATCCGAGATCGTCTGCTGATCGATGATGAAACCTTTCTGTACTACGCCGGACACTTCGCTCATCGGCCACGATCGGCACTTGGCCTCCAGCAGATATTGGAAGATTATTTCTCCTTCGATGTCGTTGTTCAGCAATACACAGGACACTGGTTGTATATCGATCCGGCCGACCAATCACGCTTGCCAGACGCGGCCGGGATGCTCGGTGGAAACAATCGGCTAGGTGAAGAAACGGTCATCGGTCATCGCATGTGGAACTGCGAAACGCGGTTTCGATTGCGAATTGGTCCAGTGGACTACCGGCAATACAAACGCCTGATGCCTAGTGGCGATCAATTAGGCGAGGTCGCCCAGCTAACGCGGACCTACGTCGGGAATTCATTGGATTTTGATACACAGCTGGTGTTAAAAAATTCAGAGGTTCCTCAATGCATCTTGGGGAGCGAGGAAGACCCATGTTTTTTGGGGTATAACATGTGGCTGCGTGTTGGCGAATTTGTCAACGACGTGGAAGATGCCGTTTTCCAGCATTCGGGGTATCCGCTGGGATCCACAGAAGCATCGGCGAAGTAG
- the tssF gene encoding type VI secretion system baseplate subunit TssF, translated as MSDELLEFYRRERAYLLDQGKAFARANPKIASRLGLGGDDFKDPHVGRLVESFAYLNARTRLKLEDDFPEIAASMLEVLFPHLLRPIPSMSVVQFGLDRAQVEAVNGFQVAKGASLETEQVDGDPCRFRTCYPVTCWPIEVSDVRMMSHPLEAPQTPYNAEASAMIRISLKSFSSTTDLSQLKLKTLRFFIKEQAPYKFDLYELLMTSVVGVAVAENHKAADFQMLGRNCIEPVGFSREEGMFDYPARSFLGYRLLTEFFTFADKFLFFDLNLESALKKIPGGQAEIYIFLKRGNSDLERRLQADNLRIGCTPITNLYRQEAEPIRLTHEKTEYHVIPDSRRPFANEVYSIDEVTAVSQDHREVSYHPFYSFKHSSESHDAETYWHAVRRPNPGGEETGDQGTELFVSVVDLNFTPSAEQQWSLHADLTCFNRDLPERLPFGGDQPKLSMPGLAPITKINCLLPPTPTRRPDIEQGIRWRLISHLSLNHLSLSDDVDGSHALREILGLYDYVDSGVSRAFIEGIQTLRSEPCTARVKTANGTVFCRGTRLHVTFDSSSYTGGGMFLMASVLERFFALYCTINSFTQTVMHDETGEEIYRWAPRAGENVLL; from the coding sequence ATGAGCGACGAACTGCTCGAATTTTATCGCCGCGAACGCGCCTACCTGTTAGATCAGGGCAAGGCGTTTGCTAGAGCTAACCCGAAAATCGCCAGCCGCCTGGGATTAGGGGGAGACGACTTTAAAGATCCGCATGTTGGCCGATTGGTGGAATCGTTCGCCTATCTCAACGCACGGACGCGTCTCAAACTGGAAGACGACTTCCCTGAAATCGCCGCATCGATGCTGGAAGTTCTCTTCCCTCATTTACTGCGGCCCATTCCCTCGATGTCCGTTGTTCAATTCGGATTAGATCGCGCTCAGGTCGAAGCGGTTAACGGGTTTCAGGTAGCCAAGGGGGCCAGTCTCGAGACCGAACAGGTCGACGGTGATCCTTGCCGGTTTCGCACTTGCTATCCCGTCACATGCTGGCCGATCGAAGTCAGCGATGTGCGCATGATGAGTCACCCGCTCGAGGCGCCGCAGACGCCCTACAATGCGGAAGCTTCGGCGATGATCCGGATCAGCTTGAAGAGCTTCTCGTCGACGACCGATCTGAGCCAATTGAAGCTGAAGACGCTACGCTTCTTTATCAAAGAGCAGGCACCCTATAAGTTCGATTTGTACGAACTGTTGATGACCTCTGTGGTCGGAGTCGCGGTGGCGGAGAATCACAAAGCGGCCGATTTTCAAATGCTGGGTCGCAATTGTATCGAGCCGGTGGGGTTTAGTCGCGAAGAAGGAATGTTTGATTATCCGGCTCGTTCGTTCCTCGGGTATCGCTTGCTGACCGAGTTTTTTACTTTTGCCGATAAGTTCCTGTTTTTCGATCTGAATCTTGAATCAGCTTTGAAGAAGATTCCCGGCGGCCAGGCCGAGATCTACATCTTCTTAAAGCGGGGGAACTCCGACCTGGAACGCCGACTACAGGCCGACAATCTGCGAATCGGGTGCACGCCGATTACCAATCTTTATCGTCAGGAAGCCGAACCGATTCGTCTGACGCACGAGAAGACCGAGTACCACGTGATCCCAGACTCACGGCGACCGTTCGCGAACGAAGTTTATTCAATCGACGAGGTCACCGCCGTATCGCAGGATCATCGCGAGGTAAGTTACCACCCGTTCTATTCGTTTAAGCATTCTTCCGAGTCGCACGACGCCGAAACGTACTGGCACGCCGTACGAAGGCCGAATCCTGGTGGTGAGGAAACCGGCGACCAGGGAACCGAGTTATTCGTTTCTGTCGTCGATCTCAATTTCACCCCCAGTGCCGAACAGCAGTGGAGCTTGCATGCGGACTTAACATGCTTCAATCGAGATCTGCCAGAGCGACTTCCGTTTGGTGGCGATCAGCCAAAGCTGAGCATGCCGGGGCTGGCACCCATTACCAAAATTAATTGCCTGCTGCCTCCCACGCCTACCCGCCGTCCAGATATCGAGCAGGGGATTCGGTGGCGTCTAATTTCTCATTTGTCGTTAAACCATCTCTCATTGAGCGATGACGTGGATGGCTCGCACGCACTGCGGGAGATCCTTGGTTTATATGATTACGTTGATTCCGGCGTGAGTCGGGCGTTCATCGAGGGAATTCAAACGCTGCGTAGTGAACCATGTACTGCTCGCGTGAAGACAGCCAATGGAACGGTATTCTGCCGTGGAACCCGCCTGCACGTCACCTTTGACTCGAGCAGTTATACCGGTGGCGGTATGTTTTTGATGGCGAGCGTGTTGGAGCGATTCTTTGCCCTGTATTGTACGATCAATTCATTCACCCAGACGGTCATGCATGATGAGACCGGAGAGGAGATCTATCGTTGGGCACCGAGGGCCGGCGAAAACGTGCTACTGTAG